From a single Paenibacillus sp. FSL W8-0426 genomic region:
- a CDS encoding lipopolysaccharide assembly protein LapA domain-containing protein, whose product MKMQWSLIAGLVFALLTGIFAVINVNAVKVNLLFNTFQIPLILLILGCTLIGGVIVGSYGIYRQYRLQRENKQLKLRITELEQSAASPFSPDSFASAEPSQTAAPIGTEDPDSLHKKE is encoded by the coding sequence ATGAAAATGCAATGGTCCCTCATTGCAGGTCTCGTTTTTGCATTATTAACTGGCATTTTTGCGGTGATTAACGTCAACGCCGTGAAGGTCAACCTGCTGTTCAACACGTTCCAGATTCCGTTGATTCTGCTCATTCTCGGCTGCACGCTGATCGGCGGCGTTATCGTGGGATCTTACGGCATTTACCGCCAATACCGGCTTCAGCGCGAAAACAAACAATTGAAGCTGCGTATTACCGAACTAGAACAATCTGCGGCGAGCCCATTCTCGCCTGATTCGTTTGCTTCCGCGGAACCATCTCAAACAGCTGCTCCGATCGGAACGGAGGATCCAGATTCCTTGCATAAAAAGGAGTAG
- the pepF gene encoding oligoendopeptidase F, giving the protein MSQLLKRSEVPAEHTWKLEDLFADQKAWDQEYEEVFALIKKASEFQGKLNKPESLKASFELEDEVSLKLERLFVYARMHQDEDTANPTYQSLSQKAQKLSVKVGEALSFVTPEILSLPDEQLDAFIANDDLKPYRFTLQEMKREKAHVLTQAEEALLAQVGNLSQAPSTIFSMLNNADLKFPKVKDENGKEVELTHGSYIQLLENPNREVRERAFKAVYETYAKQKNTIAAALNANVTKNMFYANVRKYPSVLEMSLYGDNIPKEVYTNLVDTIHESLPLLHRYMELRKKLLKVDELHMYDLFAPLVDEYKMDITYDEAKKIVKEGLKPLGEDYASVLQSGYDDRWIDVYENENKRSGAYAWGAYGTHPYVLLNHKDNLNSMFTLAHEMGHALHSYYSDNALPYRDAQYTIFLAEVASTTNEALLMDYLLKKSTDPKEKLYLLTYYADQFRTTVFRQTMFAEFEKIIHERAEQGEALTPQLLSEIYYDLNVKYHGNGMVVDKDIEMEWARIPHFYNSFYVYKYATGFSAATSFSKQILEEGQPAVDRYLGFLKSGGSDFSINILKKAGVDMSSPQPIREAMSVFKELIEQMEQLTK; this is encoded by the coding sequence ATGAGTCAATTATTGAAACGTTCCGAGGTGCCGGCTGAGCATACATGGAAACTGGAGGACTTGTTTGCAGACCAAAAGGCTTGGGATCAGGAATATGAGGAAGTATTTGCTTTAATCAAAAAAGCCTCCGAATTCCAGGGAAAGCTGAACAAACCCGAATCGCTGAAGGCAAGCTTTGAGCTCGAAGACGAAGTCAGCCTGAAGCTGGAGCGCTTGTTTGTCTATGCACGCATGCATCAGGATGAAGACACCGCCAACCCTACATACCAGAGTCTCTCCCAGAAAGCTCAGAAACTGAGCGTCAAGGTCGGCGAAGCGCTTTCGTTCGTAACGCCTGAAATTTTGTCCCTGCCGGACGAACAGCTTGATGCCTTCATTGCCAACGACGATCTCAAACCCTACCGATTTACGTTACAGGAAATGAAACGCGAAAAGGCGCATGTTCTCACCCAGGCCGAGGAAGCTTTGCTGGCCCAGGTGGGGAACCTCTCGCAGGCTCCGTCAACCATTTTCAGCATGTTGAACAACGCCGACTTAAAGTTCCCGAAAGTGAAGGACGAAAACGGCAAGGAAGTCGAACTCACTCACGGCAGCTATATCCAATTGCTTGAGAATCCGAACCGCGAGGTCCGGGAACGTGCCTTCAAAGCCGTTTACGAAACGTACGCCAAACAAAAGAATACGATCGCCGCAGCCTTAAATGCCAACGTAACCAAAAACATGTTCTACGCCAATGTGCGAAAGTACCCTTCCGTGCTGGAAATGTCCCTATATGGCGACAACATCCCGAAAGAAGTGTATACCAATCTTGTGGACACCATCCACGAAAGCCTGCCGCTGCTGCATCGGTACATGGAATTGCGCAAAAAGCTGCTTAAGGTCGACGAACTGCACATGTACGATCTGTTCGCCCCGCTCGTGGACGAATACAAAATGGACATCACCTATGATGAAGCGAAGAAAATCGTGAAAGAAGGGCTAAAGCCGCTGGGCGAGGATTATGCCTCCGTCCTGCAATCCGGATACGACGATCGCTGGATCGACGTGTACGAAAACGAAAACAAACGGTCGGGCGCTTATGCTTGGGGCGCTTATGGCACGCACCCTTATGTATTGCTCAACCACAAGGACAATTTGAACAGCATGTTCACGTTGGCGCATGAAATGGGCCACGCGCTGCATTCGTATTATTCGGACAACGCGCTGCCTTACCGTGATGCGCAGTACACCATTTTCTTGGCCGAAGTCGCTTCCACGACCAACGAAGCTCTGCTGATGGATTACTTGCTCAAAAAATCGACAGATCCGAAAGAAAAGCTGTATTTGCTTACTTATTATGCGGACCAATTCCGCACCACCGTATTCCGTCAAACCATGTTTGCGGAATTCGAGAAAATCATTCATGAACGTGCCGAGCAGGGCGAGGCTCTTACGCCGCAATTGCTGTCGGAAATTTATTATGACCTTAACGTCAAATATCACGGAAACGGCATGGTCGTTGATAAAGATATCGAGATGGAATGGGCTCGCATTCCCCATTTCTACAACAGCTTTTACGTTTATAAATACGCAACAGGATTCTCTGCGGCAACCAGCTTTTCCAAGCAAATTCTTGAGGAAGGCCAACCTGCGGTAGATCGTTATCTCGGATTCCTGAAAAGCGGCGGCAGCGACTTCTCCATCAACATCCTTAAAAAGGCAGGCGTGGATATGTCCTCGCCGCAGCCGATTCGCGAAGCCATGAGCGTTTTCAAGGAACTGATCGAGCAGATGGAACAGCTCACCAAGTAA
- a CDS encoding cold shock domain-containing protein yields MKGTVKWFNAEKGYGFISVEGGEDVFVHFSAIQGDGFKTLEEGQAVEFEITEGSRGPQAANVIKL; encoded by the coding sequence TTGAAAGGTACAGTTAAATGGTTTAACGCAGAAAAAGGCTATGGCTTTATTTCCGTTGAAGGCGGCGAGGACGTATTCGTACATTTCTCCGCAATTCAAGGCGACGGTTTCAAAACTTTGGAGGAAGGTCAAGCGGTTGAATTCGAAATCACTGAAGGAAGCCGTGGTCCTCAAGCAGCTAACGTAATTAAATTGTAA
- a CDS encoding MFS transporter, producing MNSSPLARPDQSWLRALMFTIFGSTVLVVSYFQLFFSHLGFSRAEIGYLYGIGPLISVFSNMFWSMASDRYQTVRKVMIILLAGQLIMGVLLANATTFGEVFVLVTLFYFFYYPVYPLADTMAITTASKYGKNFTSIRVFGSIGYAFFALAIGYFLGSFGPGWTMWICIAIVTTTLLIGFKLQDQPVASSSKMELSGLWSILKSREVLLFFGCTFLLALGHRMNEAFLTITLKELGANEGVIGWSLLIGSVSEIPVFLLLSKYGNRYKELPLLALAALMYTIRLFLMSMADTPATVIMVQFLHSLTFGVFYVTAVRYITRLVPDNYRATGMALFTIVWSSASGLLSGTLGGLLLEHAGRETFYLTAMAFAFAALIGFALQLFFHMLRRT from the coding sequence ATGAATTCAAGTCCTCTCGCCCGTCCGGATCAAAGCTGGCTGCGGGCACTCATGTTCACCATTTTCGGGTCCACCGTGCTCGTTGTGTCCTATTTCCAGCTGTTTTTCAGCCATCTGGGCTTCAGCCGGGCCGAAATTGGCTACCTGTATGGAATCGGTCCGCTCATCTCCGTGTTTTCCAACATGTTTTGGAGCATGGCCAGCGACCGATACCAAACGGTGCGGAAAGTGATGATCATTTTGCTGGCCGGGCAGTTGATCATGGGTGTGCTGCTTGCCAATGCAACAACGTTTGGCGAAGTGTTCGTCCTGGTCACCCTTTTTTATTTTTTCTATTATCCGGTCTACCCCCTGGCTGATACGATGGCGATCACCACGGCCAGCAAATACGGCAAAAACTTTACGTCCATTCGGGTTTTTGGTTCGATCGGGTATGCCTTCTTTGCATTGGCCATCGGATATTTTCTCGGCTCCTTCGGACCGGGTTGGACGATGTGGATATGTATTGCCATCGTGACAACCACGCTGCTTATCGGATTCAAGCTTCAGGATCAGCCTGTGGCGAGCAGCAGCAAGATGGAGCTTTCCGGGCTATGGTCGATTCTGAAGAGCCGGGAGGTATTGCTTTTTTTCGGCTGTACCTTCCTGCTTGCCCTGGGCCACCGAATGAACGAAGCCTTTCTGACGATCACGCTTAAGGAACTCGGAGCGAACGAAGGGGTCATCGGCTGGTCCCTGCTCATTGGGTCCGTAAGCGAAATTCCCGTGTTTTTGCTGCTCAGCAAGTACGGCAACCGCTATAAAGAGCTGCCTTTGCTTGCTCTTGCCGCACTGATGTACACGATCCGGCTGTTCTTGATGTCCATGGCAGATACGCCCGCTACCGTCATCATGGTTCAGTTTCTGCACAGCTTGACCTTCGGCGTTTTCTATGTGACCGCTGTCCGCTACATTACTCGGCTCGTTCCCGACAATTACCGGGCGACCGGCATGGCCCTGTTCACGATTGTATGGTCCAGCGCATCAGGACTGCTCAGCGGCACATTGGGCGGATTGCTTCTGGAACATGCCGGCAGGGAAACGTTTTATTTGACGGCGATGGCTTTTGCATTCGCCGCCCTGATCGGATTCGCGCTCCAACTGTTCTTCCACATGCTCCGCCGCACGTAA
- a CDS encoding multi antimicrobial extrusion protein MatE → MTSGEPLSWRRLFAFFVPLGISASLVTISHVIINSTLARSAHPETVIASYAIAGSLLTLTERPSTLLRQTCSALVRDRLSFQALAFVTKIFLACVLLIGFAIVYSPVGTLVFKYLFGVSPDLLTKVIDVYEILMYVSIFSVIRNIYQGIIITNNRTKWLTFGMLFRLAGMYGLSLYFIYTDIINSGRVGAIIFAVGMIIEALVSFVEGNSIKRNMPAKLEDHPVETKGQVFRFYKPLLLSSFVALFIGPVINIALGKTTGIALAISSFAVASSLMQLMLSFFTYIHQIVLNFYEVNATLVKKFALVTGFVPFAMTTSIAYTPLGPWVLEHIMSVEGNLLEQSLWTLRAFVLFPLISPFLDFSNGLILLRGQTKTMFRSQAANAICTMIVLLILINLFPSWNGMIGAIAQSLGLFAELVIVWLVIRRTQQEPTMRSAGRGGKSSAL, encoded by the coding sequence ATGACGTCAGGTGAACCGCTCTCATGGAGACGGTTATTTGCTTTTTTCGTGCCGCTCGGCATTTCCGCCTCTCTCGTCACCATTTCTCACGTAATCATTAACAGCACGCTGGCGCGCTCGGCGCACCCGGAAACGGTCATTGCCAGTTATGCAATCGCCGGAAGCCTGCTGACCTTAACCGAGCGCCCTTCCACTTTATTGCGGCAAACCTGCTCTGCGCTGGTTCGTGACCGCCTTTCTTTTCAGGCGCTCGCTTTCGTCACGAAAATATTTTTGGCCTGCGTGCTTCTGATCGGTTTTGCGATCGTGTATTCCCCCGTAGGAACGCTCGTGTTCAAATATTTGTTCGGCGTTAGTCCCGACCTCTTGACCAAAGTCATCGATGTATACGAGATCCTGATGTATGTCAGCATATTTTCGGTCATCCGTAACATCTATCAAGGCATCATCATTACGAATAACCGCACGAAATGGCTAACGTTCGGCATGTTGTTCCGGCTTGCCGGCATGTATGGACTTTCCCTCTATTTCATCTATACGGATATCATTAACAGCGGTCGTGTAGGCGCTATCATTTTTGCGGTCGGCATGATTATTGAGGCGTTGGTTAGTTTTGTCGAAGGAAACAGCATCAAACGGAACATGCCTGCCAAATTGGAAGATCATCCGGTAGAAACGAAGGGGCAAGTATTTCGCTTTTACAAACCTTTGCTCCTGTCCAGCTTCGTCGCGCTGTTCATCGGCCCGGTCATTAACATCGCGCTTGGCAAAACGACGGGCATCGCACTGGCGATCTCCTCCTTTGCGGTAGCAAGCAGCCTGATGCAGCTCATGCTGAGCTTCTTTACTTATATTCACCAGATCGTGCTGAACTTCTATGAGGTCAATGCCACGCTCGTCAAAAAGTTCGCGCTCGTCACGGGCTTCGTTCCGTTTGCGATGACGACGTCTATCGCCTATACGCCGCTAGGCCCATGGGTTTTGGAACATATCATGAGCGTGGAAGGCAATCTGCTGGAACAGAGCTTATGGACCCTGCGCGCCTTTGTGCTGTTTCCGCTGATCTCCCCGTTCCTGGATTTCAGCAACGGCCTCATTTTGCTGCGCGGGCAGACCAAAACGATGTTCCGATCCCAGGCCGCCAATGCAATATGCACTATGATTGTTCTGCTTATCCTGATTAACCTGTTTCCGTCCTGGAACGGCATGATCGGCGCCATCGCGCAATCCCTGGGTCTGTTTGCCGAACTGGTCATCGTGTGGCTGGTCATCCGTCGCACGCAGCAGGAGCCTACGATGAGATCGGCAGGCAGGGGCGGAAAATCCTCCGCCCTTTAG
- a CDS encoding tetraprenyl-beta-curcumene synthase family protein: protein MSQFNQSRHQYPRGPLDLMRKVYRNTIPETRKELDGWRAAAERIPNEELRNQALASLRDKQFHCEGGTVYALPDMNQRHILIPLIVSYQTISDYLDNLCDRSTSMDPGDFRLLHQSMLDAVNPEASPVNYYALREEQDDGGYLHSLVTRCQELTRQLPGYEAAKPQIQDLAGLYTDLQVYKHIKPELRETALLEWWSKHRHRTPQLRWNEFAAATGSTLGVFMLFLAASDGHLTEEQAALIHRAYFPHVCALHILLDYLIDQDEDRVGGDLNFCNYYDHVETMLDRIAFIVEMARSDVRNIPGNSFHRMIIEGLLAIYLSDPKVSEQQEVRAVSKRLMKKSPMTRVFFFAFSRWIRKKM from the coding sequence TTGAGCCAATTCAATCAAAGCCGCCATCAATATCCGCGGGGACCGCTCGATTTGATGAGGAAGGTGTACAGGAACACCATTCCGGAAACCCGGAAGGAACTGGACGGTTGGAGAGCAGCGGCGGAGCGCATTCCGAACGAGGAGCTGCGCAATCAAGCCTTGGCCAGCCTCAGGGACAAGCAGTTTCACTGCGAAGGGGGCACGGTATATGCCTTGCCCGACATGAACCAGAGGCACATTCTGATCCCGCTTATCGTTTCTTATCAAACCATTAGTGATTATTTGGACAATCTATGTGATCGCAGCACGTCGATGGATCCCGGCGATTTTCGCCTGCTTCATCAATCGATGCTTGATGCGGTTAACCCGGAGGCTTCGCCTGTCAACTATTACGCGCTTCGCGAGGAGCAGGATGACGGAGGATACCTTCATTCCTTGGTGACGCGGTGTCAGGAGCTGACGCGCCAGTTGCCCGGCTACGAGGCCGCCAAACCTCAAATTCAGGATCTGGCAGGTCTATACACGGACCTGCAGGTATATAAGCACATCAAACCCGAGCTGAGAGAAACGGCGCTGCTTGAATGGTGGTCAAAGCATCGTCACCGCACGCCTCAGCTGCGCTGGAACGAATTTGCTGCCGCGACCGGTTCCACGCTGGGCGTTTTCATGCTATTCTTGGCTGCAAGCGACGGGCACCTGACGGAAGAGCAGGCTGCTTTGATTCATAGAGCCTACTTCCCGCATGTGTGCGCACTGCACATCTTGCTTGATTATTTGATCGACCAGGATGAGGACCGTGTGGGCGGAGATCTCAACTTTTGCAATTATTACGATCATGTTGAGACCATGCTGGACCGCATTGCTTTTATCGTGGAGATGGCACGCAGCGATGTGCGGAACATTCCGGGGAATTCGTTCCACCGAATGATTATCGAGGGACTGCTGGCCATTTACCTGTCTGATCCCAAAGTCAGCGAACAGCAGGAAGTTCGCGCCGTATCCAAGCGTTTGATGAAGAAGAGCCCGATGACCCGGGTGTTCTTCTTCGCGTTCAGCCGCTGGATTCGCAAAAAAATGTAA
- the pfkA gene encoding 6-phosphofructokinase — MSAVKKIAVLTSGGDSQGMNAAVRAVVRSGLYHGLEVYGVQRGYQGLLNNDIFPMDLRSVGDIIQRGGTVLQSARCKEFYTAEGQQKGADILRARGIDGLVVIGGDGSYNGANKLSKLGINTMGLPGTIDNDISFTDYTIGFDTAVSVVVDAVNKLRDTMSSHERSSIVEVMGRHCGDIALHAGLASGAETILVPEVPFDMDEVAERMKANFSHGKRHSIIVVAEGVGKGEDVAKELMERCPTYEPRVTVLGHIQRGGTPTPFDRNLASRLGDFAVRSLIEGETDKACGIIKGELVLTDIDKVVNTKKQFDLDTYELAIRLSQ; from the coding sequence ATGTCAGCAGTAAAAAAAATCGCAGTTCTAACGAGCGGTGGCGACTCACAAGGAATGAACGCAGCTGTTCGTGCCGTCGTTCGCAGTGGTTTGTACCATGGTCTGGAAGTCTACGGCGTGCAGCGTGGATACCAGGGTTTGCTCAACAACGACATTTTCCCTATGGATTTGCGCAGCGTTGGCGATATCATTCAGCGCGGAGGAACCGTCTTGCAATCGGCCCGCTGCAAAGAGTTCTACACCGCTGAAGGACAACAAAAAGGGGCGGACATTCTGCGTGCGCGCGGCATTGACGGCCTGGTCGTGATCGGTGGAGATGGCTCCTACAACGGGGCAAACAAATTGAGCAAATTGGGCATTAACACCATGGGACTTCCTGGAACGATCGACAACGACATTTCGTTTACGGATTACACCATTGGCTTTGATACAGCGGTTAGCGTAGTTGTCGATGCGGTTAACAAATTGCGCGACACGATGTCCTCCCATGAACGTTCTTCCATTGTTGAGGTTATGGGACGCCATTGCGGCGATATCGCACTGCATGCCGGCCTGGCTTCCGGCGCGGAAACGATCCTGGTGCCGGAAGTTCCATTCGACATGGACGAAGTGGCAGAGCGCATGAAAGCAAACTTTTCACATGGCAAACGCCACAGTATCATCGTTGTTGCCGAAGGTGTAGGAAAAGGCGAAGATGTAGCCAAAGAATTGATGGAACGCTGCCCGACCTATGAACCGCGTGTAACCGTGTTGGGACATATCCAGCGCGGCGGGACTCCAACGCCGTTTGACCGCAACCTGGCCAGCCGTCTGGGCGATTTCGCCGTACGCTCACTGATTGAGGGAGAAACAGACAAAGCTTGCGGAATCATCAAAGGCGAGCTTGTATTGACGGACATCGATAAAGTGGTCAACACCAAAAAACAATTCGATTTGGACACTTACGAGCTTGCGATTCGTCTGTCCCAATAA
- a CDS encoding MATE family efflux transporter: MLTTSFSQKIKPFLIIFLPIFTTQISLSAMSFFDTNMSGRFSPADLAGVAIGTSLWMPVQTGLNGILMGITPIVSHLLGSKRYDEIGRSTLQALYLGLAVALIVLGAGALLLNPVLDAMPLDFRVAEVAHGFLSALAFGILPLFGYTVLRSFMDALGQTRVTMLITLISLPINIVLNYLLIYGRWGFPALGGVGAGVATASTYWLIFLISIFFVHRIQPFARYGVFRKWCGVSLSKWKELLRIGIPIGFATFFETSIFAAVTLLMSRFDTVTIAAHQAALNFASTLYMLPVSICMALTILVGYESGAGRVKDAKQYSLLGIGGAVLLSLVTAALLLIFGETVARLYSKEADVIGLTQHFLIYAIFFQISDAIATPTQGALRGYKDVNPALIITFVAYWIIGLPVGYLMATYTSFGPFGYWIGLIAGLAVGAVALLYRLFVVQRMAAQQNSNHVQQR, encoded by the coding sequence ATGTTAACAACGAGCTTTTCGCAAAAAATCAAACCGTTTTTGATCATATTTTTACCGATCTTCACGACGCAAATATCGCTGTCTGCCATGTCGTTCTTCGATACGAACATGTCAGGGCGCTTCTCTCCCGCCGATCTGGCCGGCGTCGCTATCGGCACAAGCCTCTGGATGCCCGTTCAGACCGGGCTTAACGGCATTTTGATGGGGATCACTCCCATCGTTTCGCACCTTCTTGGCTCCAAACGCTATGACGAGATCGGCCGCAGCACGTTGCAGGCCCTATACCTTGGCCTCGCGGTTGCACTGATTGTGCTCGGCGCTGGCGCTCTGCTGCTAAACCCCGTTCTGGACGCCATGCCTCTGGACTTCCGGGTTGCAGAAGTCGCTCATGGATTTTTGAGCGCGCTTGCTTTCGGCATTCTACCGCTGTTCGGGTATACCGTGCTCCGCAGTTTCATGGATGCGCTGGGGCAAACGAGAGTCACGATGCTGATTACGTTGATCTCCCTTCCGATCAACATTGTTCTGAATTATTTGCTGATCTACGGACGCTGGGGTTTTCCCGCATTGGGCGGGGTCGGAGCAGGCGTTGCAACGGCAAGCACCTATTGGTTGATTTTTCTGATCAGCATATTTTTTGTGCATCGGATTCAGCCGTTTGCCCGATACGGAGTTTTCCGAAAATGGTGTGGCGTATCGCTGAGCAAGTGGAAGGAATTGCTGCGAATCGGCATCCCGATCGGGTTTGCCACCTTTTTCGAAACTTCGATCTTTGCCGCCGTCACGTTGCTCATGAGCCGATTCGATACGGTAACCATAGCGGCGCACCAGGCGGCGCTGAATTTTGCATCAACCTTGTACATGCTGCCGGTAAGCATATGCATGGCACTTACCATCCTTGTCGGCTATGAATCGGGAGCAGGCCGCGTGAAGGACGCCAAACAATACAGTCTCCTAGGCATTGGAGGCGCAGTGCTGCTTTCTCTGGTTACCGCCGCTCTGCTCCTGATATTCGGCGAAACGGTAGCCCGGCTGTACTCCAAAGAAGCCGACGTCATCGGGCTAACCCAGCACTTTTTGATCTACGCCATTTTTTTCCAGATTTCAGATGCCATCGCAACCCCGACGCAAGGCGCGCTCAGAGGGTACAAGGATGTAAATCCTGCTCTGATCATTACGTTTGTCGCTTATTGGATTATCGGCTTGCCCGTCGGCTATCTCATGGCAACGTACACATCCTTCGGCCCGTTTGGGTACTGGATCGGCCTGATCGCTGGTCTTGCTGTGGGGGCTGTCGCTCTCTTGTATCGCCTGTTTGTCGTGCAGCGTATGGCGGCGCAGCAGAACAGCAACCACGTTCAGCAACGATAA
- a CDS encoding YitT family protein, translated as MPKMIWHFLAIIVGAAAIACGFNWFLIPHQLLSGGVSGISMLLGYFTALNLSVMYFVLNIPLLIAGWFILGRRFIILSIVSVLATSWFIGFLPIITVADDPLLSCVFGGVLVGLGTGISFRVGGSTGGLDIVGSIFTRNRDFPIGTVMAGMNGAIILLAGYLNDDWNIALASILSIYITGKVLDLIHISHVKVTLYIVTNETEAMLKKMLVHKRGVTKIKTQGAYTDIEKDMLMTVTTRYELVEVKRIIKETDPNAFVNIVETVGVMGSFRRG; from the coding sequence TTGCCCAAAATGATTTGGCATTTTCTGGCGATCATCGTTGGCGCGGCTGCCATTGCGTGCGGCTTTAACTGGTTCTTGATTCCCCATCAGCTCCTTAGCGGCGGGGTTTCCGGCATATCCATGCTTCTTGGCTACTTTACGGCATTAAATCTGAGCGTGATGTACTTTGTCCTGAATATTCCACTGCTCATTGCAGGCTGGTTCATTCTCGGAAGGCGCTTTATTATACTTAGCATTGTTTCGGTCCTAGCCACTTCGTGGTTTATCGGCTTTCTGCCAATCATTACCGTAGCGGACGACCCATTGCTGAGCTGTGTTTTCGGGGGAGTTCTGGTCGGACTGGGAACAGGCATTTCATTCCGGGTTGGCGGCTCGACCGGCGGTCTTGACATTGTCGGCTCGATCTTTACCCGCAATCGCGATTTTCCGATCGGAACCGTAATGGCCGGCATGAATGGGGCCATTATTTTGCTTGCCGGTTACCTGAACGATGACTGGAACATCGCCCTGGCCTCCATTTTGTCGATATACATTACAGGCAAAGTGCTCGATCTCATCCATATCAGCCATGTCAAAGTCACGCTGTATATTGTGACCAACGAAACCGAGGCCATGCTCAAAAAAATGCTTGTACACAAGCGCGGCGTCACCAAAATCAAAACGCAAGGAGCATACACCGACATTGAAAAGGACATGTTAATGACAGTAACCACGCGGTATGAACTCGTCGAAGTCAAACGCATTATCAAGGAAACCGACCCAAACGCATTTGTTAACATTGTGGAAACGGTTGGCGTAATGGGCTCGTTCCGTAGAGGATAA
- a CDS encoding DEAD/DEAH box helicase, whose amino-acid sequence MTNFSEFNLEPLVLQAITELGFEEATPIQAKSIPVALTGRDLIGQAQTGTGKTAAFGIPLISKISKNDEKIRALIMAPTRELAIQVAEEIEKLTRFKGLRSLPIYGGQDIVRQIRALKRKPQIIIGTPGRLLDHINRKTIKLEDVQTVVLDEADEMLDMGFMEDIQSILKQVPDDRQTMLFSATMPPNIQKLAQQFLNNPEHVSVIPKQVSAPLIDQAYIEVPERQKFEALSRLLDMESPELAIVFGRTKRRVDELAEALQKRGYSADGLHGDLSQNQRDTVMRKFRDGSIDVLVATDVAARGLDVSGVTHVVNFDLPQDPESYVHRIGRTGRAGKEGAAWSFVTPREIDHLHFIERVTRHRIPRKPLPTLAEAVEGKQRVTAERLLEIMQTGELNEYKGIAIQLLEQYDSVQLLSAALKLLTGDKKDAQIELTPEDPIRAKRRRPDVRSSGRKPSGYNGNRSGGGGGYNRDRNSNGGRGGYNRDRYSSGSSNREGGYNRDRKPRTNNNEGRRPARESSFE is encoded by the coding sequence TTGACAAATTTCTCAGAATTCAATTTGGAACCACTGGTGCTGCAAGCGATCACCGAACTCGGATTTGAAGAAGCGACTCCGATTCAGGCAAAATCGATTCCAGTAGCTCTGACGGGCCGTGATTTGATCGGTCAAGCTCAAACAGGTACAGGTAAAACGGCTGCTTTCGGTATTCCGCTGATCAGCAAAATTTCCAAAAACGACGAAAAAATCCGTGCCCTCATCATGGCGCCTACCCGCGAACTTGCGATTCAGGTTGCCGAAGAGATCGAAAAACTTACCCGCTTCAAGGGCCTGCGCTCCCTGCCTATCTACGGCGGACAAGACATCGTTCGCCAAATCCGTGCCCTGAAAAGAAAACCACAAATTATCATCGGTACGCCAGGACGTCTCCTGGATCACATCAACCGCAAAACGATTAAGCTTGAAGACGTACAAACCGTTGTACTGGACGAAGCGGATGAAATGCTGGATATGGGCTTCATGGAAGATATCCAATCCATCCTGAAGCAAGTGCCGGACGATCGTCAAACCATGTTGTTCTCAGCGACAATGCCTCCTAACATCCAGAAATTGGCTCAACAATTCCTGAACAACCCAGAGCATGTTTCCGTCATTCCAAAACAAGTTAGTGCACCTCTGATCGACCAGGCTTACATTGAAGTGCCTGAGCGCCAGAAGTTTGAGGCGTTGAGCCGTTTGCTCGACATGGAATCCCCGGAGCTCGCCATCGTGTTCGGTCGTACGAAACGCCGTGTGGACGAATTGGCTGAAGCGTTGCAAAAACGCGGTTATTCCGCTGATGGTCTGCATGGTGACTTGTCTCAAAATCAACGCGATACCGTTATGCGCAAATTCCGTGACGGCAGCATCGACGTTCTCGTGGCAACGGACGTTGCGGCGCGTGGTCTGGACGTTTCCGGCGTAACTCACGTTGTGAACTTTGACCTTCCGCAAGATCCGGAGAGCTACGTTCACCGTATCGGCCGTACGGGCCGCGCTGGTAAAGAAGGCGCAGCATGGTCGTTCGTTACTCCGCGCGAGATCGATCACCTGCACTTCATCGAACGCGTGACGCGCCATCGCATTCCGCGCAAACCGCTGCCTACGCTTGCTGAAGCAGTAGAAGGCAAACAGCGCGTAACTGCAGAACGTCTGCTTGAAATCATGCAAACCGGCGAGTTGAACGAATACAAAGGCATTGCCATTCAATTGCTGGAACAATACGATTCCGTTCAATTGTTGTCTGCGGCATTGAAGTTGCTGACTGGCGACAAAAAGGATGCGCAAATCGAATTGACGCCGGAAGATCCGATCCGTGCAAAACGCCGCAGACCAGATGTGCGTTCCAGCGGACGCAAACCATCCGGTTACAACGGCAACCGTAGCGGTGGCGGCGGCGGATATAACCGCGACCGCAACAGCAATGGCGGACGTGGCGGATATAACCGCGATCGCTACAGCAGCGGAAGCAGCAACCGCGAAGGTGGCTATAACCGTGACCGCAAACCGCGCACAAACAACAATGAAGGACGTCGCCCTGCACGGGAGTCTTCTTTCGAATAA